Proteins encoded in a region of the Rutidosis leptorrhynchoides isolate AG116_Rl617_1_P2 chromosome 9, CSIRO_AGI_Rlap_v1, whole genome shotgun sequence genome:
- the LOC139867633 gene encoding uncharacterized protein, translating to MECNKDEAIRAKAIAEKKLGDKDFAGAKKFTLKAQNLYPGLDGVSRMLITLNVYISSEKKVNGVCDWYGVLDVNPTDDDETIKKQYKKLALLLHPDKNKSVGADGAFKIISEAWSLLSDKVKRSAYDQIRNARVFQQNVSPPTGRSTSSSSFSSPGFNGFYASANGTTSRQQACRQARASVPSQPNAQPNAQPNAQPNAQTRPWAPNVHGVDTFWTVCHWCKMHHEYIKVYRNQTILCASCHKPFLAAEMPVPLNFPKPAAYPTRPNIFVSRTNLHNNGGPSVDLETERFVKAFKEKIRSEFLAQCGSKRRRGEDGGESSNKPYQASARN from the coding sequence ATGGAATGCAATAAAGATGAGGCTATCAGAGCCAAAGCGATCGCAGAAAAAAAGTTGGGTGATAAAGATTTTGCTGGAGCGAAAAAGTTTACTTTGAAAGCGCAAAATCTTTATCCAGGGCTTGATGGCGTATCTCGTATGTTAATCACTCTTAACGTTTATATCTCTTCGGAGAAGAAAGTAAACGGTGTATGTGATTGGTATGGGGTTCTCGATGTAAATCCAACGGATGATGATGAAACAATCAAAAAACAGTATAAGAAGCTGGCCTTATTGCTTCATCCTGATAAAAATAAATCGGTTGGGGCTGATGGTGCTTTTAAGATAATTTCAGAGGCATGGAGTTTATTATCTGATAAAGTTAAAAGATCCGCTTATGATCAAATAAGGAACGCGAGAGTTTTTCAACAAAACGTTTCACCTCCAACTGGAcgttcgacatcatcatcatctttttcatccCCTGGTTTCAATGGATTCTATGCATCTGCAAATGGAACAACTTCAAGGCAGCAGGCGTGTCGTCAAGCTCGGGCTTCAGTTCCATCCCAACCCAACGCCCAACCCAACGCCCAACCCAACGCCCAACCCAATGCTCAAACCAGGCCTTGGGCTCCAAACGTGCATGGGGTTGATACTTTTTGGACTGTGTGTCATTGGTGCAAGATGCATCACGAGTATATTAAGGTGTACCGAAATCAGACCATACTTTGCGCCAGTTGTCACAAGCCTTTTTTGGCTGCAGAGATGCCTGTACCACTAAATTTTCCTAAGCCGGCTGCTTACCCCACTAGACCAAACATTTTTGTTTCAAGAACAAATTTGCATAATAATGGTGGCCCCTCGGTTGATTTAGAAACTGAAAGGTTTGTTAAGGCGTTTAAAGAGAAGATTAGAAGCGAATTTCTTGCTCAATGTGGCTCGAAAAGGAGAAGAGGGGAAGATGGTGGCGAGTCGTCTAATAAACCGTATCAAGCGTCTGCTAGGAATTGA
- the LOC139869142 gene encoding uncharacterized protein, whose translation MTDDNLSKDILPFLTSSKRRKVCRTKRSADVSSSNNMITNIGVPSNVMNILSRKSDSSMSAKRRSLQRQNLSSYPSYTLPINESSMFSNLQGCSQSIHQSHSGDEQYSNSTSQSSPPIFTNIIYSANIYDGMTPFYQHLGRCDNVCIHCGAFFWLQETLTHTFSDHRIHYHQCCADGRVVIPSPKDPPILMKDLLQDGHFMTNIRAYNQMFSMTSLGAHIDETINNRGGPYVFKISGQIYHWIGSLCPEDGELPKFLQLYIYDTEYEVTNRMAHFGGHEGRKLSADIVVKLIEMLDTHNELVKLFRTAKDKLLDNDVPTFRIRLFSNSELRQYDLPTSHSIDAIVFDSGPKSVGDYNIIIEQRGRFPQRVNKLHPHYMSLQYPLAFVYGEQGFDPSMTLIDRSTNNKRKRGKVTMNMYYSYQLHSRIGVYDLLLRTGKLFQQYVVTAYCSIELSRIDYIRKKQEDIRNDYLAGIYDGINRGDQNGLDIGSRLILPASFTGGPIYMYSHYLDALAISQTHGNPKFFITFTCNSKWPEIQSFLSPFPHLTPTDRPDIVVRIYQQKLKQFLALIKEDEPFGHVKAVLYTVEFQKRGLPHCHTLIWTDLPLANVSPNDIDRYTSAEIPDPQIDPWGYKVVSDLMIHGPCGLDKPDAPCMKESNSSVTELKCSKKFPKTFNPETFSIKKDTLIIEGVILKKTTLTEWLTYNKDSSDGHHLTYKEFPSQFVWYASDKFWSRRRRYNDTVIGRLSYVHPAAGELFYLRMLLCHQHGCTSFLDIKTVNGRICGSYRTACEMLALLGNDREWDIALEEAIVSGTSSQIRNIFSNILMYCDVTNPAKLFKTHWKSVSDDIPLKIASNLGIEKLHINDPELQSYVLYELEILLIPFSKSVTDFGLPPIPRELLADLQNRLIMEEKNYDCNVLIADLKNMLPKMNVKQREIYDLVLHASDNNLQELLFIYGHGGTGKTFLWKSIITSIRSQGQIVLAVASSGIASLLLPSGQTAHSRFKIPIVLTDESMCNIKKKTHLSSLLLQTSLIVWDEAPMNDRRCFETLDRTLRDIMNNNETPFGGKLIIFGGDFRQTLPMKRNASKEETINSSIVNSYLWPYFKAFSSWILNIGNGNLGIPDEEDPSSTSWINIPPEYCIKDNENGMSNLISFIYNDVLLQNPTASLLQQQMIVCPKNSDADEINDSILCMVRREQTTYLSSDLATPRANDGGETELLYPIDYLNNLNYPSLPPHILQLKVGAPVILLRNINLAGGLCNAAALEAGPNSLRLLKEYMDYIQLQMVET comes from the exons ATGACTGACGATAACTTATCTAAGGATATTCTTCCTTTTTTAACTTCGTCGAAAAGACGTAAAGTGTGCCGTACAAAACGTTCAGCTGATGTATCTTCCTCGAATAATATGATTACAAACATTGGAGTTCCTTCTAATGTCATGAATATATTGTCGCGGAAATCAGATTCATCTATGTCAGCTAAAAGACGTTCATTGCAACGCCAAAATTTATCATCATATCCTTCTTACACTCTACCCATAAATGAATCTTCTATGTTTAGTAACCTACAAGGATGTTCACAATCGATTCACCAAA GTCATTCAGGTGATGAACAATATAGTAATAGTACCAGCCAATCAAGTCCACCAATCTTTACTAATATAATATACTCTGCTAATATTTATGATG GGATGACTCCATTCTATCAGCATTTGGGCCGTTGTGATAACGTTTGTATTCATTGTGGTGCATTTTTTTGGCTTCAAGAAACACTAACGCATACATTCTCAGATCATCGCATTCATTACCATCAATGTTGTGCTGATGGTCGTGTGGTTATTCCTTCACCTAAAGATCCACCCATTTTGATGAAAGATTTGTTACAAGATGGCCACTTTATGACGAATATTCGAGCATATAATCAAATGTTTAGTATGACATCTCTTGGAGCACACATTGATGAAACTATTAACAATCGAGGTGGCCCGTATGTTTTTAAAATATCTGGTCAAATATATCACTGGATAGGTTCACTTTGTCCAGAGGATGGAGAGCTACCTAAATTTTTACAACTTTATATATATGATACAGAATATGAGGTAACTAATAGGATGGCTCATTTTGGTGGACATGAAGGCAGAAAGTTATCAGCTGATATAGTTGTAAAATTGATAGAAATGCTTGACACTCACAATGAATTAGTGAAATTGTTTAGAACTGCAAAAGATAAATTATTAGACAATGACGTTCCAACATTTCGTATCAGGTTATTTAGCAATTCCGAATTGCGCCAATATGATCTACCAACATCACACTCGATCGATGCTATAGTATTTGATAGTGGGCCGAAAAGTGTTGgtgattataatattataattgagcaaagaggtagatttcctcAAAGGGTAAACAAACTTCATCCACACTATATGTCTCTTCAATATCCACTGGCGTTTGTCTATGGCGAACAAGGTTTCGATCCGTCAATGACTCTAATAGATCGTTCTACaaataataaaagaaaaagggGAAAAGTTACCATGAATATGTACTATAGTTATCAACTACATAGTAGAATAGGTGTTTATGATTTATTACTTAGAACAGGAAAGTTGTTTCAGCAATATGTGGTTACAGCATATTGTAGTATAGAATTAAGTAGAATAGATTATATAAGAAAAAAGCAGGAGGATATAAGAAATGATTACTTAGCTGGTATATATGATGGTATTAACAGAGGCGATCAAAATGGATTAGATATTGGTTCGAGATTGATACTTCCTGCATCATTTACAGGTGGTCCAATATATATGTATAGCCATTATTTGGACGCACTTGCTATATCTCAAACTCACGGAAATCCAAAATTTTTCATCACGTTCACCTGCAATTCCAAATGGCCAGAAATTCAGTCTTTTTTGTCTCCTTTTCCACATTTAACACCAACAGATCGGCCTGATATTGTTGTTCGAATATATCAGCAAAAGCTTAAACAATTTCTTGCCCTTATTAAAGAAGATGAGCCTTTCGGTCACGTAAAAgcag TTCTTTATACAGTTGAGTTTCAAAAAAGAGGCCTTCCTCATTGCCATACACTAATATGGACCGATTTACCATTGGCAAATGTTTCTCCAAATGATATTGACAGGTATACATCTGCAGAAATACCTGATCCACAAATTGATCCTTGGGGTTATAAAGTTGTATCAGACTTGATGATTCATGGTCCATGTGGTCTAGACAAACCAGATGCACCATGTATGAAAGAATCCAACTCCTCTGTAACGGAACTAAAATGTTCTAAAAAATTCCCAAAAACTTTTAATCCAGAAACTTTTTCGATAAAGAAGGATACGCTCATTATCGAAGGCGTAATACTG AAGAAAACTACTTTAACAGAGTGGTTAACATATAATAAAGATTCATCAGATGGTCACCACCTTACTTACAAAGAATTTCCTTCACAATTTGTTTGGTATGCCTCCGACAAATTTTGGAGCCGTAGACGCAGATATAATGATACAGTTATTGGAAGGTTATCATATGTGCATCCTGCAGCTGGCGAGCTATTCTATTTAAGAATGTTATTATGTCATCAACACGGTTGTACTTCATTTCTCGATATTAAAACTGTAAATGGCAGAATATGTGGAAGTTATAGAACTGCATGTGAAATGTTAGCTTTACTAGGTAATGATCGTGAATGGGATATTGCCCTTGAAGAAGCTATTGTTTCCGGTACATCTTCACAAATACGTAATATATTTTCAAACATACTTATGTATTGTGATGTCACAAACCCCGCAAAGCTTTTTAAAACCCACTGGAAATCAGTGTCAGACGACATTCCACTTAAAATAGCTTCCAATTTGGGAATTGAAAAATTGCACATAAATGATCCGGAGCTGCAATCGTATGTTTTATACGAATTAGAAATCCTATTAATTCCTTTTTCAAAATCAGTTACCGACTTCGGTCTACCACCAATTCCAAGAGAATTACTAGCAGACCTACAAAATAGGCTAATCATGGAAGAAAAAAATTATGATTGCAATGTCTTGATTGCTGACTTGAAAAACATGTTGCCCAAAATGAATGTCAAACAAAGAGAAATTTACGATTTGGTGCTACATGCTTCTGATAATAATCTACAAGAATTATTATTCATATACGGACATGGAGGAACAGGTAAAACATTTCTTTGGAAATCAATTATCACGTCTATCAGATCACAAGGACAAATTGTTCTTGCAGTCGCCTCCTCCGGCATAGCTTCTCTACTCTTACCTTCAGGCCAAACAGCACATTCCCGATTTAAAATTCCTATTGTTTTAACTGACGAGTCTATGTGCAATATAAAGAAAAAAACACATCTCAGTTCTTTACTGTTACAAACTAGCCTCATCGTATGGGATGAAGCGCCTATGAATGACCGACGTTGTTTTGAAACACTTGATCGAACTTTACGAGATATAATGAATAATAATGAGACTCCATTTGGTGGAAAGCTGATAATTTTCGGGGGCGATTTCAGACAAACATTGCCTATGAAAAGAAATGCATCAAAAGAGGAAACAATCAACAGCTCCATTGTTAACTCATATTTATGGCCCTACTTTAAG GCATTTTCATCTTGGATATTAAACATAGGAAATGGAAATCTAGGCATCCCAGATGAAGAAGATCCTTCAAGCACATCCTGGATAAATATTCCCCCCGAATATTGTATCAAAGATAACGAAAATGGAATGTCTAATCTTATATCATTCATATACAATGATGTTTTATTACAAAATCCAACTGCATCACTCTTGCAACAACAAATGATTGTATGCCCTAAAAATAGTGATGCAGATGAGATTAACGATTCTATCTTATGTATGGTTAGACGTGAGCAGACAACCTACCTTAGTTCAGATTTGGCAACTCCACGAGCTAATGATGGAGGTGAAACTGAATTACTATACCCTATCGATTACCTAAATAACTTAAATTATCCATCTTTACCTCCTCATATACTTCAGCTAAAAGTTGGAGCTCCAGTAATCCTGTTAAGAAATATCAACCTCGCAGGTGGCTTATGCAATG CTGCAGCATTGGAAGCTGGCCCAAATTCCCTCAGGTTACTTAAGGAATACATGGATTATATTCAG CTGCAAATGGTAGAAACCTGA
- the LOC139865975 gene encoding spermine synthase-like, whose amino-acid sequence MDRSENNKIVEATIPPCCLKAQAYSPDAELEGNCHATVVSGWFTERDNDDKKMYFNNPMWPGEAHSLEVQEILFKERSDYQEVLVFESATYGKVLVLDGILQLTERDEFAYQEMISHLPLCSIKSPKNVLVVGGGDGGVLREVARHPTVENIDICEIDQMVIDVAKKFFPDLAVGFEDPRVHLQVEDALEFIRRVPKGKYDAVIVDSSDPVGPAQELVERPFFEMIANALRPGGVLCNMAESMWLHTHLINDMLSACRDVFKGSVHYAWASVPTYPSGVIGFILCSTEGPPVDFRNPVNPIEKFEGALENQSEPSFYNSEIHKAAFALPSFVKKQVSCL is encoded by the exons ATGGATCGAAGTGAGAACAACAAGATTGTTGAGGCTACTATTCCTCCTTGTTGCTTGAAAGCGCAAGCGTACTCCCCTGATGCTGAACTTGAAGGCAATTGTCATGCAACCGTTGTTTCGGGATGGTTTACTGAACGTG ATAACGATGACAAAAAAATGTACTTCAACAACCCTATGTGGCCAG GAGAAGCACATTCATTAGAAGTACAAGAGATTTTGTTTAAAGAAAGATCAGACTACCAAGAGGTCCTAGTTTTTGAG TCTGCAACATATGGAAAAGTGTTGGTTCTTGATGGCATCCTTCAATTAACCGAGCGAGACGAGTTTGCATATCAGGAGATGATATCACACCTTCCCCTTTGTTCCATCAAATCACCAAAAAAT GTTCTGGTtgtgggtggtggtgatggtggagtTCTTAGGGAAGTTGCTCGCCACCCGACAGTAGAGAATATCGACATATGTGAGATTGATCAAATGGTTATAGAT GTTGCTAAAAAGTTTTTTCCTGATTTAGCTGTTGGCTTCGAGGATCCTCGCGTTCATCTCCAAGTTGAAGATG CTCTTGAGTTCATACGCCGTGTGCCAAAAGGAAAGTACGATGCTGTTATTGTAGATTCGTCGGATCCTGTAG GTCCTGCTCAAGAGCTAGTTGAAAGACCATTCTTTGAGATGATAGCAAATGCATTACGGCCCGGTGGTGTTCTATGTAACATGGCAGAGAGTATGTGGCTGCACACTCATCTAATTAACGATATGCTTTCTGCTTGTCGTGATGTATTTAAGGGTTCCGTTCACTACGCTTGGGCTAGTGTCCCCACGTATCCTAG TGGTGTAATTGGATTTATTTTGTGCTCAACCGAAGGCCCACCTGTCGATTTTAGAAATCCTGTAAATCCTATTGAAAAATTCGAGGGAGCACTCGAGAATCAGAGCGAACCAAGTTTCTACAACTCCGAG ATACATAAAGCTGCATTCGCCTTACCTTCGTTTGTGAAGAAGCAAGTGAGCTGTCTTTAA
- the LOC139869144 gene encoding uncharacterized protein encodes MVKLATARESRMYGPRLVRNRAEYMNAGVYVFSTIVLICGFVAMLTWQPMLGMVLVMIGLITTVVVNVHDLIAHLSGIDYRIGLMELDIQLPFVEVGVPVVQALGGILFFLGILFLLIQGNKGYTHNRLEVHALNMFIAGAVLWVLGSILNSCQIYERADGHVQILQQSVQIPFLTGSFLFLVGAILNSREQARYSHHGLHLLTRTWVWMGLFASVLLLIGGLANVVKVFKMLQMDGLRLEKLRGGAQERLSRVREGQTPFLREERRRWPRNIEASTEPEPPEPPPEPTTPYKDVLVGKS; translated from the exons ATGGTGAAACTAGCGACGGCGCGTGAGAGTAGAATGTACGGCCCGCGACTGGTGCGTAACAGAGCGGAGTATATGAACGCCGGAGTTTACGTGTTTTCAACAATTGTATTGATATGTGGATTTGTGGCGATGCTGACGTGGCAACCGATGTTAGGAATGGTGTTAGTGATGATTGGATTGATTACAACTGTGGTTGTGAATGTACATGATCTGATTGCACATCTCTCCGGAATTGATTATCGGATTGGGCTAATGGAACTTGATATTCAACTTCCGTTTGTTGAAGTTGGGGTTCCGGTTGTTCAGGCCTTGGGTGGGATTCTCTTCTTTTTAGGGATTCTTTTTCTTCTTATTCAG GGAAATAAAGGATACACACATAACAGGCTTGAGGTGCATGCATTGAACATGTTTATCGCTGGTGCTGTGTTATGGGTACTTGGTTCGATCCTAAATTCGTGTCAAATTTATGAGAGAGCTGATGGGCATGTTCAAATCCTGCAACAAAGTGTCCAAATCCCGTTCTTGACCGGAAGCTTCTTGTTCTTGGTGGGTGCCATTCTAAATAGTCGTGAGCAAGCCAGATATTCACATCATGGTCTACATCTATTG ACAAGGACATGGGTTTGGATGGGACTATTTGCAAGTGTGTTGTTATTAATAGGGGGATTAGCCAATGTGGTTAAAGTTTTCAAGATGCTACAAATGGATGGGCTAAGATTGGAGAAGTTAAGAGGCGGAGCACAAGAGCGGCTTAGTCGAGTACGTGAAGGCCAGACACCATTTCTTAGAGAAGAACGAAGAAGGTGGCCGAGGAATATAGAAGCCTCAACAGAACCAGAACCACCTGAACCACCACCAGAACCAACAACTCCGTACAAGGATGTTCTTGTTGGTAAATCTTGA
- the LOC139869143 gene encoding uncharacterized protein, with translation MVVITPIAELEPDDTSKIIEVKVYRKWIATKKEEGAPVALCCILIDAQGNGVQANISTTDSAIFDKYIQINKAYRISKFICEKIEDWQRTLPTKVTLTIGKCADFQPIPADPFPHHCFHFVSYHEIRNRIKDKTPILTDYIGYVHNIGNIQQTNNPNSHNCFRLIDIIDLENNYLQLILWNDRATSFDVNEYKSHTKPVLIVVSSCWPDIFTGTGIVQLKPTPATYYYFNPNTPEYQELVNKYRELFSQRPMLLVDKKRRKIHLKNKNAIG, from the exons ATGGTTGTAATAACACCAATCGCAGAACTTGAACCAGATGATACAAGTAAAATTATAGAAGTCAAAGTATACAGAAAATGGATAGCTACAAAGAAAGAAGAAGGTGCTCCAGTTGCACTCTGTTGTATACTCATCGACGCCCAG GGAAATGGAGTACAGGCAAATATTAGCACCACTGACTCAGCTATATTCGACAAATACATACAAATAAACAAGGCATATAGAATTTCAAAATTTATCTGCGAAAAAATAGAAGATTGGCAGCGAACACTTCCAACAAAGGTCACGTTAACAATTGGAAAATGCGCCGATTTTCAACCAATACCAGCCGATCCATTTCCACACCACTGTTTTCACTTCGTTTCGTATCATGAAATTCGCAACCGAATAAAGGATAAAACTCCCATATTAACTG ATTACATCGGATATGTTCACAACATTGGAAACATACAGCAAACCAACAATCCAAACAGCCATAATTGTTTCAGATTAATCGACATTATCGATCTCGA GAACAACTACCTTCAACTTATCCTTTGGAACGACCGTGCAACATCCTTTGATGTCAACGAATACAAAAGTCACACAAAACCTGTCCTTATTGTCGTTAGTTCATGTTGGCCAGATATATTCACAGGCACAGGCATAGTTCAACTAAAACCAACTCCAGCTACATACTATTACTTCAATCCCAACACTCCAGAATACCAAGAATTAGTCAACAA ataCAGAGAACTATTTAGCCAAAGACCAATGTTATTAGTTGACAAAAAAAGAAGGAAAATCCACTTGAAGAACAAAAACGCAATAGGATAA